A region of Asterias amurensis chromosome 20, ASM3211899v1 DNA encodes the following proteins:
- the LOC139952487 gene encoding transcription initiation factor TFIID subunit 2-like gives MSKIFKKGEKTFETPRPFRLNHQILCITGVNFQRKSIIGYVELHLLPLRSGVNRIFLNSKQTRIYRICINEIWEASFMYSDPSLSICQNETKQRNLDFFSGCHSTAMNSVDPDQANGELLIKIPQDAMHLVNDQKMLQVSIEFSLERPQGGIHFVVPDTEGSMAERAAHMFTYSHENSSRAWFPCIDTYSEPCTWKLEFTVDKAMTAVASGDLVETVYTLDMRKKTFHYMLNVPTSAPNIAFAVGPYEILVDPVMPEVTHFCLPQLKPLLEHSTAFLHEAFDYFEECLGTRYPYSNYKQVFVDEAYRDYSSFATLSILSTNLLHSSRIIDQTFMTRRFMAQSLAEQYFGCFVSSQSWSDLWLPKGISKYLTGLLLKRMFGVNEYRYHIHKELTSLCQYEQQIGGVILHSYPPTAQTTSTDDTEPGSTKPTPKSGESGAYFSIKNPHTVSWRYHEMMRVKAHLVMRLIELRIGQDLLLQVFNKLLSLATSAATLKFITNSWGNMLLSTSGFLKSLSTVSGKDLSLFLDQWVYQGGIVQFHGSFNFNRKRNIVELELRQDPGRKGILKYVGPLKVTVQELDGSFEHTLQVEDNVTKGDITCHSKSRRHKKKKIPLMNGEEVDMDLSTMDADSPVLWIRVDTKMTLLRQVIFKQPDFQWHYQLRYERDIVAQIEAIENLEKFPSTSTVNVLSESIENRQCFHKVRMVAAHSLAKISNELVASYMGHTAIIAMFKKLFGSYSCADIVRQNNFNSFMDYFLQKTLPVALATIRNGHSLCPRESLDFLVDLIKYNDNTKNKFSDNYYRASLITALTKTITPAVAMVSTSVENLTPETKMVLEEVTRCLNLEKLLPCYHHRVTISCLQAIRTLQKNGHLPSDPTLFQTYAQYSHFVEIRMAALESLVDYVKVEANADIFSWLLDIVEQDPMPSVRHRLFQMLIDNPPFKHREESPLNNEALVERMWTLMNCGTSHDARLRCDAVDFYHSLYGRSRPSCLPIPEFGLVLNLKEKRTMLNPSIIIPDEDSVESDSQSLNDSEEMKDESQNSGSESNVDRKRKTISPLPSSSQQRGGSKSDEEVEEDHALKRKKSILETQSSVMSSESSSDDDEAPSMEKTDQATTPIHRQIKTEPSTPTATSVRVKEEMMPNPSSLPGLSKPMEFKYRIPKLNRSSSDKSYDHSGQSTSGSSLNKSHKKKKKKDKHRHKKRHDRDVHD, from the exons ATGTCCAAGATCTTCAAGAAAGGAGAGAAAACGTTCGAGACACCTCGTCCATTTAGATT gaATCATCAGATATTGTGCATAACCGGAGTCAACTTTCAGAGGAAATCAATCATC GGCTATGTTGAACTACATCTCCTTCCCCTTAGGTCAGGGGTCAATCGGATCTTCCTCAACAGCAAACA AACACGAATCTATCGTATCTGCATTAACGAGATATGGGAGGCATCATTCATGTACAGTGATCCGTCACTCTCCATCTGCCAAAATGAAACGAAACA gcGTAATCTTGATTTCTTCTCTGGATGTCACAGTACAGCCATGAACTCTGTTGACCCCGATCAGGCCAACGGAGAGTTATTGATTAAGATTCCTCAAGACGCCATGCATCTTGTCAATG ATCAGAAGATGTTACAAGTCAGCATAGAGTTTTCCTTGGAAAGACCCCAGGGTGGAATTCACTTTGTCGTCCCTGACACGGAAGGATCCATGGCAGAG agagctGCTCATATGTTCACTTACAGTCACGAGAACTCATCCCGTGCGTGGTTTCCATGCATCGATACCTACTCGGAACCCTGTACATGGAAGCTAGAGTTCACCGTTGATAAAGCCATGACGGCCGTAGCATCGGGGGATCTTGTGGAGACTGTGTACACTCTAGACATGAGGAAGAAAACCTTTCATTATATGCTCAATGTGCCAACCTCCGCGCCAAACATCGCATTCGCGGTGGG GCCGTATGAGATTTTAGTCGATCCAGTGATGCCAGAGGTGACTCATTTCTGTCTACCTCAGCTGAAGCCTCTCCTTGAACACTCCACAGCATTTCTACATGAG GCATTTGATTACTTTGAGGAGTGTCTGGGTACCAGATATCCCTACAGTAACTACAAACAGGTGTTTGTAGATGAAGCGTATAGAGACTACTCCTCGTTCGCTACACTCTCTATTCTCAG CACCAATCTACTTCACTCGTCCCGCATCATCGATCAGACGTTCATGACCCGACGCTTCATGGCGCAGTCCCTAGCCGAGCAGTACTTTGGTTGTTTCGTCAGCTCACAGAGCTGGTCTGATTTATGGTTGCCTAAAGGTATCTCCAAGTATCTGACGGGTCTACTGCTGAAGAGGATGTTTGGGGTCAACGAGTATCGATATCATATACACAAG gagttAACCTCACTCTGTCAGTACGAGCAACAGATAGGAGGTGTCATCCTTCATTCCTATCCTCCAACAGCCCAAACCACCAGCACAGATGACACTGAGCCAGGTTCTACCAAACCCACCCCTAAGTCCGGGGAGAGCGGGGCGTATTTCTCCATCAAGAACCCTCACACGGTGTCTTGGAGATATCATGAGATGATGAGGGTTAAGGCACATCTCGTCATGAGGCTGATCGAGCTCAGGATTGGCCAAGATTTGCTTCTTCAG GTGTTCAACAAGTTACTGTCTCTAGCTACTTCAGCTGCAACTCTTAAATTCATCACTAACTCCTGGGGTAACATGCTCCTGTCGACAAGTGGG TTCTTGAAGTCATTATCAACTGTCTCCGGTAAGGATCTTTCGTTGTTCTTGGACCAATGGGTGTACCAAGGTGGGATTGTTCAATTCCATGGCAGCTTCAACTTCAACAGGAAAAGAAACATTGTGGAACTGGAGTTGAGACAAGACCCTGGACGGAAAGGAATTCTGAAATATGTG GGACCGCTGAAGGTAACGGTTCAAGAGTTAGACGGATCCTTTGAGCATACTCTACAAGTTGAAGATAACGTAACGAAAGGAGATATCACTTGTCATTCAAAGAGCAGAAG acacaagaagaagaagattcCATTGATGAATGGTGAGGAAGTAGACATGGATCTAAGTACCATGGA TGCTGACTCGCCAGTATTATGGATCCGTGTGGATACAAAAATGACACTGTTACGTCAAGTTATCTTCAAGCAGCCGGATTTCCAGTGGCATTATCAGCTGCGATATGAGAGAGACATTGTTGCTCAGATTGAG GCCATTGAGAATCTTGAGAAGTTCCCGAGTACATCTACAGTGAATGTCTTATCAGAGTCCATTGAAAACAGACAGTGTTTCCACAAGGTGCGAATGGTCGCTGCACACTCATTAGCCAAG ATCTCTAACGAGCTGGTGGCGTCCTACATGGGTCACACGGCTATCATCGCAATGTTCAAGAAGCTCTTTGGCTCCTACTCCTGCGCTGATATCGTCAGACAAAATAACTTCAATAGCTTCATGGACTACTTCTTACAAAAG ACGTTACCCGTAGCACTTGCCACAATCCGCAACGGCCATTCACTGTGTCCAAGGGAATCCCTCGACTTCCTAGTGGACCTGATCAAGTACAACGACAACACCAAAAACAAG TTTTCAGATAACTACTACCGTGCATCACTCATTACCGCACTGACCAAGACGATAACTCCAGCTGTGGCTATGGTCAGCACCAGCGTTGAGAACCTCACTCCAGAAACAAAG ATGGTCCTTGAGGAAGTGACCCGTTGTCTGAATCTTGAGAAGCTCCTTCCATGTTATCATCATCGAGTCACCATCAGCTGCCTTCAAGCAATCCGCACCCTCCAGAAGAACGGCCACCTACCCAGTGATCCAACGCTGTTCCAGACCTACGCTCAGTATAGCCACTTTGTAGAGATCAGAATGGCCGCGTTGGAATCACTCGTTGATTATGTCAAAG TTGAAGCCAATGCGGACATCTTTTCGTGGCTTCTGGACATCGTTGAGCAAGATCCCATGCCATCGGTCAGGCATCGTTTGTTCCAGATGCTCATCGACAATCCGCCGTTTAAGCACAGAGAAGAATCGCCGCTTAATAACGAGGCTCTGGTGGAGAGAATGTGGACTCTCATGAA CTGTGGTACATCACACGATGCCAGGTTGCGATGCGATGCTGTTGACTTCTACCACAGTCTATACGGCAGGAGCCGTCCATCTTGTCTGCCAATACCTGAG TTTGGCTTGGTGCTTAATTTAAAGGAGAAACGAACCATGCTGAATCCATCTATTATAATCCCAGACGAAGACTCTGTCGAGAGTGATTCACAATCGCTG AATGACAGTGAGGAGATGAAAGATGAGAGTCAGAATTCCGGTTCAGAGAGCAACGTTGATCGCAAACGGAAGACTATCTCTCCCCTCCCGTCATCTTCACAGCAACGAGGCGGGTCAAAGAGCGATGAAGAAGTTGAGGAAGACCACGCCTTAAAGAGgaag AAATCCATACTAGAGACGCAGAGTAGCGTTATGTCTTCCGAGTCTTCATCTGATGATGACGAAGCGCCCTCTATGGAGAAAACCGACCAGGCTACTACACCAATCCACAGGCAGATAAAGACAGAGCCCAGCACGCCAACAGCAACAAGTGTAAGAGTCAAGGAGGAGATGATGCCCAACCCTTCATCATTACCAG GTCTCTCTAAACCCATGGAGTTCAAGTATCGTATCCCAAAACTAAATCGCAGCAGTTCGGACAAATCTTACGACCACAGCGGACAATCGACATCTGGAAGCAGCTTAAATAAATcacacaagaagaagaagaagaaggataAACATCGACACAAGAAACGCCATGATCGGGATGTTCATGATTAG